A genomic window from Salvia hispanica cultivar TCC Black 2014 chromosome 5, UniMelb_Shisp_WGS_1.0, whole genome shotgun sequence includes:
- the LOC125189133 gene encoding TBC1 domain family member 15-like isoform X2 gives MHEPDLSDDADYAASIQHGTLITNRNDSLGRSSPIDPEGAEVVYTKDNVTIHPTQFASERISGRLKLIKQGNALFMTWLPYKGQSSKARLPEKDKNLYTIRAMPFSDIRSIRRHTPALGWQYIIVVMSSGLAFPPLYFYNGGVREFLTTIKQHVVLVRSADDANVFLVNDFQNPLQRTLSSLELPRAVTPVCQSPTTLDPHKGVLDKSSNIIKKNGRRQKYRDPAHDISVQVLEKFSLVTRFARETTSQLFRDRHPDSFTSNEGWKDGPSSPASNHITSSDDSPQVLDEVPVAADSVEIDKLSLVWGKPRQAPLGQGEWTTFLDAEGRVMDPKSLKKRIFYGGVEHNLRKEVWRFLLGYHTYDSTFAEREYLVSVKQSEYETIKRQWQSISPDQAKRFTKFRERKGLIDKDVVRTDRSLLFYDGDDNPNVYIMRDILLTYSFYNFDLGYCQGMSDLLSPILYVMRNESESFWCFVHLMERLGPNFNRDQSGMHSQLFALSKLVQLLDSPLHNYFEQNDCLNYFFCFRWLLIQFKREFEYDKTMRIWEVLWTHHLSEHLHLYVCVAILRRYRTKIMVEQMDFDTLLKFINELSGQIDLDSTLREAEALCICAGENGAACIPPGTPPSLPVEDGSVYPQLDDDIL, from the exons ATGCACGAACCTGATTTATCGGACGATGCCGATTATGCCGCATCGATTCAACAc GGCACTTTAATCACAAATCGGAATGACAGCCTGGGACGAAGCTCTCCGATCGACCCGGAAGGTGCTGAGGTCGTATATACTAAAGATAATGTCACAATACATCCTACTCAGTTCGCTTCCGAGAGAATTAGTGGTCGACTGAAGTTGATTAAGCAAGGAAATGCTCTTTTCATG ACATGGCTTCCTTACAAAGGGCAAAGTTCAAAGGCAAGATTGCCTGAGAAAG ATAAGAATCTTTATACTATCAGGGCTATGCCGTTTTCAGATATTCGATCAATACGTAGACACACTCCAGCCCTGGGTTGGCAGTATATTATTGTAGTTATGTCATCAG GTTTGGCTTTTCCTCCACTTTATTTCTATAATGGAGGGGTTCGTGAGTTTCTCACAACCATCAAGCAACATGTTGTTCTTGTCAG ATCAGCAGATGATGCCAATGTATTTCTTGTGAATGATTTTCAAAATCCTCTCCAG AGGACTCTGTCTTCCTTGGAGCTTCCTAGAGCTGTTACTCCTGTGTGTCAATCCCCCACCACACTGGATCCACATAAGGGCGTGTTAGATAAAAGTTCCAATATTATTAAGAAGAATGGCAGGAGACAAAAGTACCGTGATCCTGCCCACGACATTTCTGTTCAAGTATTGGAGAAATTTTCTCTTGTTACCCGATTTGCTCGTGAAACAACTTCTCAACTTTTTCGGGACCGCCATCCTGATAGTTTCACTTCTAATGAGGGGTGGAAGGATGGTCCGTCGTCACCTGCATCTAATCATATCACGTCATCAGATGATTCTCCACAAGTTCTTGATGAGGTTCCTGTAGCAGCAGATTCAGTGGAG ATTGACAAATTATCCCTGGTGTGGGGAAAGCCACGTCAGGCACCTTTGGGGCAAGGAGAG TGGACTACCTTCTTGGATGCAGAAGGGCGAGTAATGGATCCAAAATCATTGAAAAAGAGAATCTTCTATGGTGGTGTTGAACACAATTTACGAAAAGAG GTTTGGAGATTTTTATTAGGATACCACACCTATGATTCAACATTTGCAGAGAGAGAGTACCTCGTATCAGTTAAGCAGTCAGAGtatgaaacaataaaaaggCAATGGCAG AGCATCTCTCCAGACCAGGCAAAGCGATTTACAAAATTTCGAGAGAGGAAAGGCCTTATTGACAAGGATGTG GTGAGGACTGACAGATCGCTGTTATTTTACGACGGGGATGACAATCCTAATGTGTATATTATGCGAGATATACTGTTGACGTACTCGTTTTACAACTTCGATCTTGGGTACTGTCAG GGTATGAGTGATCTTCTCTCGCCAATCTTGTATGTGATGAGAAACGAATCTGAATCTTTTTGGTGCTTTGTTCACCTTATGGAACGTCTTGGTCCTAATTTTAATCGTGATCAAAGTGGGATGCACTCTCAACTTTTTGCTTTATCAAAG CTGGTTCAGCTGCTAGACAGCCCATTGCACAACTATTTCGAACAGAATGATTGCCTGAACTATTTCTTCTGTTTCCGCTGGCTGCTGATACAGTTCAAGAG GGAGTTTGAATACGATAAGACAATGCGCATATGGGAAGTTCTGTGGACTCATCATCTGAGCGAACACCTACACCTATATGTCTGTGTTGCCATTCTCAGGAGATATCGTACGAAGATTATGGTGGAGCAGATGGATTTTGACACTCTCCTAAAATTCATCAATGAATTGAGTGGTCAGATCGACCTCGATTCGACCCTAAGAGAAGCTGAAGCCCTGTGTATATGTGCCGGTGAGAATGGCGCTGCTTGTATCCCGCCTGGAACCCCACCTTCACTACCAGTCGAAGATGGCTCAGTATATCCACAGCTTGACGATGACATCTTGTAG
- the LOC125189543 gene encoding secreted RxLR effector protein 161-like, with the protein MKKVPYASAVGSLMYAMLCTRPDICFAVGMVARYQSNPGQGHWTAVKNILKYLKRTKEYVLVYKASDLCPMGYTDSDFQSDRDSRKSTSGYVFTLGGGAVIWKSAKQKCIADSTMEAEYVAASEAAKEAVWLKNFLKELGVIQSLPKSITVYCDNSGAVANSKEPRSHKASKHIERKYHIIREIVQRGDIQVVKIATENNLADPFTKALSGGTFDRHMEGIGVRCIKDSDLLSL; encoded by the coding sequence ATGAAAAAGGTTCCATATGCCTCGGCAGTTggaagtctcatgtatgctatgttGTGTACACGACCTGATATATGCTTTGCCGTAGGCATGGTGGCTAGGTATCAGTCGAACCctggccaaggacattggactgcagTAAAGAATATACTCAAGTACCTGAAGAGGACTAAAGagtatgttctagtttacaaggCATCTGATCTATGTCCGATGGGGTACACGGATTCAGATTTTCAATCTGATCGTGATTCGAGGAAGTCTACTTCTGGTTATGTGTTCACCTTGGGAGGTGGAGCCGTTATATGGAAGAGTGcaaagcagaaatgcattgcgGACTCGACCATGGAAGCCGAGTATGTAGCTGCTTCTGAAGCTGCAAAAGAGGCTGTATGGCTCAAGAACTTCCTAAAGGAGTTGGGTGTGATTCAGAGTttgcccaagagcatcacgGTATATTGTGATAACTCTGGAGCTGTTGCAAACTCAAAGGAACCACGATCCCATAAGGCAAGCAAACACAttgagaggaagtatcatatcattcgGGAGATTGTACAGAGAGGTGACATACAAGTAGTCAAGATTGCAACAGAAAACAACCTTGCTGATCCTTTCACGAAAGCCCTCTCGGGTGGGACGTTCGATCGTCATATGGAAGGGATAGGTGTTAGATGCATTAAAGACTCAGACCTGCTTTCtctataa
- the LOC125189133 gene encoding TBC1 domain family member 15-like isoform X1 has product MHEPDLSDDADYAASIQHGTLITNRNDSLGRSSPIDPEGAEVVYTKDNVTIHPTQFASERISGRLKLIKQGNALFMTWLPYKGQSSKARLPEKDKNLYTIRAMPFSDIRSIRRHTPALGWQYIIVVMSSGLAFPPLYFYNGGVREFLTTIKQHVVLVRSADDANVFLVNDFQNPLQRTLSSLELPRAVTPVCQSPTTLDPHKGVLDKSSNIIKKNGRRQKYRDPAHDISVQVLEKFSLVTRFARETTSQLFRDRHPDSFTSNEGWKDGPSSPASNHITSSDDSPQVLDEVPVAADSVEIDKLSLVWGKPRQAPLGQGEVNLFANKEWMMMSFRGLHKILCSGALILDWTTFLDAEGRVMDPKSLKKRIFYGGVEHNLRKEVWRFLLGYHTYDSTFAEREYLVSVKQSEYETIKRQWQSISPDQAKRFTKFRERKGLIDKDVVRTDRSLLFYDGDDNPNVYIMRDILLTYSFYNFDLGYCQGMSDLLSPILYVMRNESESFWCFVHLMERLGPNFNRDQSGMHSQLFALSKLVQLLDSPLHNYFEQNDCLNYFFCFRWLLIQFKREFEYDKTMRIWEVLWTHHLSEHLHLYVCVAILRRYRTKIMVEQMDFDTLLKFINELSGQIDLDSTLREAEALCICAGENGAACIPPGTPPSLPVEDGSVYPQLDDDIL; this is encoded by the exons ATGCACGAACCTGATTTATCGGACGATGCCGATTATGCCGCATCGATTCAACAc GGCACTTTAATCACAAATCGGAATGACAGCCTGGGACGAAGCTCTCCGATCGACCCGGAAGGTGCTGAGGTCGTATATACTAAAGATAATGTCACAATACATCCTACTCAGTTCGCTTCCGAGAGAATTAGTGGTCGACTGAAGTTGATTAAGCAAGGAAATGCTCTTTTCATG ACATGGCTTCCTTACAAAGGGCAAAGTTCAAAGGCAAGATTGCCTGAGAAAG ATAAGAATCTTTATACTATCAGGGCTATGCCGTTTTCAGATATTCGATCAATACGTAGACACACTCCAGCCCTGGGTTGGCAGTATATTATTGTAGTTATGTCATCAG GTTTGGCTTTTCCTCCACTTTATTTCTATAATGGAGGGGTTCGTGAGTTTCTCACAACCATCAAGCAACATGTTGTTCTTGTCAG ATCAGCAGATGATGCCAATGTATTTCTTGTGAATGATTTTCAAAATCCTCTCCAG AGGACTCTGTCTTCCTTGGAGCTTCCTAGAGCTGTTACTCCTGTGTGTCAATCCCCCACCACACTGGATCCACATAAGGGCGTGTTAGATAAAAGTTCCAATATTATTAAGAAGAATGGCAGGAGACAAAAGTACCGTGATCCTGCCCACGACATTTCTGTTCAAGTATTGGAGAAATTTTCTCTTGTTACCCGATTTGCTCGTGAAACAACTTCTCAACTTTTTCGGGACCGCCATCCTGATAGTTTCACTTCTAATGAGGGGTGGAAGGATGGTCCGTCGTCACCTGCATCTAATCATATCACGTCATCAGATGATTCTCCACAAGTTCTTGATGAGGTTCCTGTAGCAGCAGATTCAGTGGAG ATTGACAAATTATCCCTGGTGTGGGGAAAGCCACGTCAGGCACCTTTGGGGCAAGGAGAGGTAAACCTGTTTGCCAA TAAAGAATGGATGATGATGTCATTCAGAGGCTTGCACAAGATTCTTTGTTCTGGGGCTCTTATATTAGAT TGGACTACCTTCTTGGATGCAGAAGGGCGAGTAATGGATCCAAAATCATTGAAAAAGAGAATCTTCTATGGTGGTGTTGAACACAATTTACGAAAAGAG GTTTGGAGATTTTTATTAGGATACCACACCTATGATTCAACATTTGCAGAGAGAGAGTACCTCGTATCAGTTAAGCAGTCAGAGtatgaaacaataaaaaggCAATGGCAG AGCATCTCTCCAGACCAGGCAAAGCGATTTACAAAATTTCGAGAGAGGAAAGGCCTTATTGACAAGGATGTG GTGAGGACTGACAGATCGCTGTTATTTTACGACGGGGATGACAATCCTAATGTGTATATTATGCGAGATATACTGTTGACGTACTCGTTTTACAACTTCGATCTTGGGTACTGTCAG GGTATGAGTGATCTTCTCTCGCCAATCTTGTATGTGATGAGAAACGAATCTGAATCTTTTTGGTGCTTTGTTCACCTTATGGAACGTCTTGGTCCTAATTTTAATCGTGATCAAAGTGGGATGCACTCTCAACTTTTTGCTTTATCAAAG CTGGTTCAGCTGCTAGACAGCCCATTGCACAACTATTTCGAACAGAATGATTGCCTGAACTATTTCTTCTGTTTCCGCTGGCTGCTGATACAGTTCAAGAG GGAGTTTGAATACGATAAGACAATGCGCATATGGGAAGTTCTGTGGACTCATCATCTGAGCGAACACCTACACCTATATGTCTGTGTTGCCATTCTCAGGAGATATCGTACGAAGATTATGGTGGAGCAGATGGATTTTGACACTCTCCTAAAATTCATCAATGAATTGAGTGGTCAGATCGACCTCGATTCGACCCTAAGAGAAGCTGAAGCCCTGTGTATATGTGCCGGTGAGAATGGCGCTGCTTGTATCCCGCCTGGAACCCCACCTTCACTACCAGTCGAAGATGGCTCAGTATATCCACAGCTTGACGATGACATCTTGTAG